The following proteins are co-located in the Bombus pyrosoma isolate SC7728 linkage group LG12, ASM1482585v1, whole genome shotgun sequence genome:
- the LOC122573490 gene encoding nitric oxide-associated protein 1, which translates to MKFWLFRLHNYGVCRNLKLRHFGHAILHSNAESNKAKADPRILALRDKLLYCDYLDSGNVKMGFLKRKKLEKLKFNYEEMQRYEKIAYKPTYSILLNDLMEGKNKIVYGQEEKKTEDNDSEKETVVKRKPVHMPYEMVDSYEIIDSTISDDTKETSSTVSNEEYKNLYEKYLEMKKSGLGELSFKDFMKSMEDDDDQSDTDDLPNAELRKVSDTWMSDYEQFDDTLVNVNCYGTPDPNSEISCIPCGGCGALLHCRDPAIPGYLPSELFSFKNDEDLKSMTCQRCHFLKFYNTALEVKVSIEDYPMLLRVIKSKKCAVILIIDLTDFPCSIWPDLKSILHPFTPIFLVGNKVDLLPIDSPSFLENVKQCLVDTVINVTGVKRENITHVQLTSAKTGYGIECLINKLQYKWRHKGDVYLVGCTNVGKSSLFNTLLSSDYCKVQAIDLVQRATVSAWPGTTLNLLKFPILNPTDEKRWLRTVRLTKERFYRTQESHYKNYQFKMTKDIKFATLEEHVGKTFTGRSLKDASADPFSEKSYKTMLRKPVLDESRPEYKQSRWCYDTPGTIQADQILNLLTTDELSLTLPQEIITPRTFMFKPKQTVFVAGLGRLDYLEGKHFIRCTLFASKHLPITMCYTNDADEIYDRLLGTSAFLVPIDDSERLKVWPKLKPKEIREITGVNGEESVADVVLSSIGWIAITPLENESVSLRAWTPEGRGIYLRCPALLKKSVSLRGAKVHGTPMYLLGRRVYIKR; encoded by the exons ATGAAATTTTGGTTGTTTCGATTACATAATTACGGTGTATGccgtaatttgaaattacggCACTTTGGGCATGCGATTTTGCATAGCAACGCTGAGTCGAACAAAGCAAAAGCAGATCCAAGGATTCTGGCTCTCAGAGATAAATTGCTGTATTGTGATTACTTGGATTCTGGAAATGTGAAAATGGGGTTTCTAAAGCGGAAGAAGttggagaaattgaaatttaactaCGAGGAAATGCAAAGGTATGAAAAAATTGCTTACAAACCTACTTACAGTATATTGCTGAACGATCTAATGGAAGGTAAAAATAAGATCGTCTATGgtcaagaagaaaagaaaacggagGATAATGATTCTGAAAAGGAAACTGTAGTAAAACGAAAGCCTGTACACATGCCGTACGAGATGGTCGATTCGTATGAAATAATCGATTCGACAATATCGGACGACACTAAAGAAACGAGTTCGACAGTATCAAACGAAGAATACAAGAATTTGTACGAAAAGTATTTGGAGATGAAGAAGAGCGGTTTGGGCGAGCTTAGTTTCAAAGATTTTATGAAGTCTATGGAAGACGATGACGATCAATCGGATACGGACGATCTGCCAAATGCAGAGTTGCGGAAAGTTTCAGATACTTGGATGTCCGATTACGAACAGTTCGACGACACTTTGGTCAACGTGAATTGTTACGGTACACCGGATCCTAATTCGGAAATAAGTTGTATACCGTGCGGTGGTTGTGGTGCATTATTGCACTGTAGGGATCCAGCGATCCCTGGATATTTACCGTCGGAAttgttttcgtttaaaaaCGACGAAGACTTGAAATCCATGACATGTCAAAGGTgtcattttctaaaattctacaACACGGCTTTAGAAGTGAAAGTATCGATCGAAGATTATCCCATGTTATTAAGAGTGatcaaaagtaaaaaatgcgCCGTCATACTGATAATCGATCTGACCGATTTCCCTTGCAGTATTTGGCCCGATCTGAAGAGTATTTTGCATCCTTTTACTCCTATTTTCCTGGTTGGGAACAAAGTCGACCTGCTGCCCATTGATAGCCCGTCATTCCTCGAGAACGTAAAACAATGTTTAGTAGATACCGTGATCAATGTAACCGGCGTAAAGAGGGAAAACATTACGCACGTGCAACTTACCTCCGCGAAAACTGGGTACGGCATAGAGTGTCTTATAAATAAGTTGCAGTACAAATGGCGTCACAAAG GTGACGTTTATTTGGTTGGTTGTACAAACGTTGGCAAATCTTCCTTGTTCAATACTTTGTTAAGTTCTGATTATTGTAAAGTACAAGCTATCGATCTGGTGCAACGTGCTACGGTGTCTGCTTGGCCGGGAACTACGTTAAACTTACTCaagtttccaattttaaatCCGACTGATGAAAAACGTTGGTTAAGAACAGTAAGGCTTACCAAGGAGAGGTTTTATAGGACGCAAGAATCACATTACAAGAACTATCAGTTTAAAATGACGAAGGATATAAAGTTTGCGACGTTAGAAG AGCACGTTGGTAAAACGTTTACCGGGAGATCGTTGAAAGACGCGAGTGCAGATCCTTTTTCCGAAAAATCGTACAAGACAATGCTTAGAAAACCCGTTTTAGACGAATCTAGACCAGAGTACAAACAGAGCCGTTGGTGCTACGATACTCCTGGTACTATTCAGGCGGATCAAATACTAAATTTGCTAACGACCGACGAACTGTCGCTAACGTTACCGCAAGAAATTATCACACCGAGAACGTTCATGTTTAAACCGAAACAGACTGTGTTTGTGGCTGGTTTGGGAAGGTTGGACTATCTCGAAGGAAAACACTTCATACG ATGCACGCTGTTCGCGAGCAAACATCTGCCTATAACGATGTGTTATACCAACGATGCGGACGAGATCTACGATCGATTGTTGGGGACGAGCGCTTTCCTCGTACCTATCGACGATTCGGAACGATTAAAAGTATGGCCAAAATTGAAGCCGAAAGAGATTAGAGAGATAACCGGTGTGAATGGCGAGGAATCCGTCGCTGACGTTGTATTGTCAAGTATAG GTTGGATCGCGATCACGCCCTTGGAAAACGAAAGCGTCTCATTAAGAGCGTGGACACCCGAAGGTCGTGGTATATACTTGAGATGCCCGGCATTGTTAAAGAAATCGGTGAGTCTTCGGGGTGCGAAGGTGCATGGTACCCCGATGTATTTGTTGGGTCGGCGAGTATACATTAAAC